Proteins encoded together in one Dehalogenimonas sp. THU2 window:
- a CDS encoding LemA family protein yields MKKPLIAAGIVFVLLLLVGLSLVGTYNSLVTRAQSIDAQWAQVETQYQRRFDLVPNLVESVKGIMAQEQTVFIAIAEARTRYAGAVTPEDRAEAANEVESALARLLVIMENYPELRSIEAVVTLMDELAGTENRIAVERGRYNTEVQGYNTAIKRFPTVLVAGMFGFDPRGYFESYSGADQAPQVTFS; encoded by the coding sequence ATGAAAAAACCCCTGATCGCGGCCGGAATAGTTTTTGTTCTGTTGCTCCTTGTCGGTTTATCACTGGTGGGCACCTACAACTCACTGGTAACCCGGGCTCAATCGATAGATGCACAGTGGGCGCAGGTAGAAACCCAGTATCAACGCCGCTTCGACCTCGTACCTAATCTGGTCGAATCAGTCAAGGGTATTATGGCTCAGGAACAAACGGTCTTTATCGCCATCGCTGAAGCCCGCACGCGTTACGCTGGTGCCGTAACTCCGGAGGATCGGGCTGAAGCCGCTAACGAAGTTGAAAGCGCTTTGGCGCGTCTTCTGGTTATTATGGAGAACTATCCTGAACTGCGCAGTATTGAGGCGGTTGTAACCCTGATGGACGAATTGGCCGGCACGGAAAACCGCATCGCGGTTGAGCGAGGCCGATATAACACAGAAGTGCAGGGGTATAACACCGCTATTAAAAGATTCCCCACGGTCCTGGTGGCCGGTATGTTTGGTTTTGACCCAAGGGGATATTTTGAAAGTTACTCCGGCGCTGACCAGGCGCCTCAAGTAACCTTCAGCTGA
- a CDS encoding MFS transporter, whose product MKMPKFPSLGISGYVKITILSLAFAALSQSLHGLILPLRVLDFVSEADKNTVLGAITFTGLVVAMLAQPVAGALSDSTASRWGRRKPYVLGGAIAVMVLLPGIGLANGIAYLFVVYCLMQLASNTAQGPYQGYLPELVAPNYRGRASSLKSLMEITGGALGIFLIGRLMSGHSLANEGGLWVALAALSTIIGIILLYLGRSLKDPPITGPLPHFKNPLLSYRFSLRESPGFGWFLASRLLFFMGAATIQQFALFYLRDVIGVENPAGATAAFLLVAVVSMGLAVFPAGYLSDRYGRGRLSMAAGLAGALGVLVMLVWPSVAAVYFAAAVTGYAIGTFGVTNWAMATDLVVRGQEARYLAIANMATAGGAALARLIGPVIDRFNAASPNLGYEVMLGTSVLYFVAGGLLVLMVKRPASR is encoded by the coding sequence ATGAAAATGCCGAAATTCCCGTCACTCGGGATATCCGGTTACGTCAAAATCACCATTCTCAGCCTGGCTTTCGCGGCGTTATCACAGAGCCTGCACGGCCTCATCCTGCCGCTTCGCGTGCTCGATTTCGTCTCCGAGGCCGATAAGAACACTGTCCTGGGAGCCATCACTTTTACCGGCCTGGTAGTCGCCATGCTGGCTCAACCGGTGGCCGGAGCACTTTCTGATTCTACCGCTTCCCGCTGGGGCAGACGCAAGCCATATGTGCTAGGTGGCGCCATCGCCGTAATGGTGCTGCTTCCGGGTATCGGTCTGGCAAATGGCATCGCCTATCTTTTTGTCGTCTATTGCCTGATGCAACTGGCTTCTAACACCGCCCAGGGTCCCTACCAGGGCTATTTACCTGAACTGGTGGCACCGAATTACCGCGGGCGGGCATCTTCGCTGAAGTCGCTCATGGAAATAACCGGTGGTGCGCTGGGGATTTTCCTCATCGGTCGGCTGATGTCCGGTCATTCCCTGGCAAACGAGGGTGGTTTGTGGGTGGCGCTGGCGGCATTATCGACCATAATCGGTATCATTCTGCTTTATCTAGGGCGCAGCCTCAAGGACCCGCCGATCACAGGGCCGCTGCCTCACTTCAAGAACCCCCTGTTAAGCTACCGGTTTAGCCTGCGTGAATCTCCAGGTTTCGGCTGGTTCCTGGCTTCACGTCTTTTGTTTTTCATGGGCGCGGCCACTATTCAACAATTTGCCCTGTTTTATCTCCGGGACGTTATCGGCGTGGAGAACCCGGCTGGCGCCACGGCAGCGTTCCTGCTGGTGGCGGTGGTCAGCATGGGCCTGGCCGTATTCCCGGCGGGGTACCTGTCCGACCGTTACGGCAGGGGCAGGCTGTCGATGGCCGCCGGGCTGGCGGGCGCATTGGGCGTTCTGGTCATGCTGGTCTGGCCGTCAGTGGCGGCGGTATATTTCGCGGCAGCGGTGACGGGATACGCCATCGGCACCTTTGGGGTTACCAACTGGGCAATGGCTACCGACCTGGTGGTAAGAGGACAGGAAGCCCGGTACCTGGCTATCGCCAATATGGCGACGGCGGGTGGGGCGGCGCTGGCGCGGCTGATCGGGCCGGTCATCGACCGTTTCAACGCGGCATCGCCCAACCTGGGTTATGAGGTGATGCTGGGGACATCGGTCCTATACTTCGTCGCCGGCGGGTTGCTGGTGCTGATGGTTAAGCGGCCAGCCAGTCGATAA
- a CDS encoding tagatose 1,6-diphosphate aldolase — translation MDKQMTIGKLRGLQQIADETGRFTMAAMDHRGSLEKGLCLQAGEDCYQPMVDFKLDLCAALAPHASAVLLDPIYGAAQCIGVGVLPRQTGLLVSVEATGYEGGKTARVTRLLDGWGVEKIKRMGASAVKMLIYFRPDSGELATTQLSTVAQVAADCLKYDIPFLVEPVSYALDGETAMEFGRKKTEIVVATAKVMTALPIDVLKAEFPADMSVIEDEAKLMDACRELDEASAKPWVILSAGADFAVFRRQVELACRAGASGFLGGRAIWQEAVDIAGRVERRRFFESTAVERLKELKDLTRRHGGPWFRKQGLEPDALGEVADGWYRGY, via the coding sequence ATGGACAAACAGATGACCATCGGCAAGCTGCGGGGCTTGCAGCAGATCGCTGACGAGACGGGGCGGTTCACTATGGCGGCTATGGACCACCGCGGGTCACTGGAAAAGGGGCTGTGTCTCCAGGCCGGGGAAGACTGTTACCAGCCGATGGTAGATTTCAAGCTGGACCTGTGCGCCGCTCTGGCACCGCATGCCTCGGCGGTGCTGCTGGATCCGATTTACGGCGCCGCCCAGTGTATAGGGGTGGGGGTTTTGCCGCGGCAAACCGGGCTTCTGGTCAGCGTGGAGGCTACCGGCTATGAAGGCGGCAAAACGGCGCGCGTGACCCGGCTGCTGGATGGGTGGGGCGTCGAGAAGATCAAGCGCATGGGCGCTTCCGCGGTGAAGATGCTGATCTATTTTAGGCCGGACTCCGGTGAACTGGCCACGACGCAACTGTCCACCGTCGCGCAGGTCGCCGCCGATTGCCTCAAGTACGATATCCCGTTCCTGGTGGAGCCGGTAAGTTATGCCCTGGACGGCGAGACCGCGATGGAATTCGGGCGTAAGAAAACCGAAATCGTCGTAGCGACGGCGAAAGTGATGACAGCGCTGCCCATCGACGTGCTCAAAGCTGAATTTCCCGCCGATATGTCGGTGATCGAAGATGAAGCAAAACTGATGGATGCCTGCCGGGAACTCGATGAGGCATCGGCCAAACCATGGGTGATCCTGTCAGCCGGAGCCGATTTCGCAGTATTCCGGCGCCAGGTTGAACTGGCCTGCCGAGCCGGAGCCTCCGGATTCCTGGGCGGCAGGGCGATCTGGCAGGAGGCGGTGGACATAGCCGGCCGGGTGGAGCGGCGCCGCTTCTTCGAATCGACGGCCGTGGAACGATTGAAAGAACTCAAAGACCTGACCCGGCGTCATGGGGGACCTTGGTTTCGCAAACAAGGGCTGGAGCCGGATGCACTGGGAGAGGTAGCCGACGGCTGGTACCGGGGATACTAG
- a CDS encoding deoxyuridine 5'-triphosphate nucleotidohydrolase, which yields MTALPKAELRHLIAGTPPLLAEYLDLDQQLQPNGIDLTFKEIFDYAGPGIIPVDNAGRKLAPVATRPFDTDGRVHLKEGIYLITYNEVVSLPADVMALGRPRSSLLRCGAAIHTAVWDAGYSGRSQSLLVVYNKEGITLEKNARLLQLVFFRLDAETEGYCGVYQGENTGV from the coding sequence ATGACCGCATTACCCAAAGCAGAACTACGACACCTTATCGCTGGCACGCCGCCCCTCCTGGCTGAATACCTCGACCTCGATCAGCAGCTCCAGCCCAATGGTATCGACCTGACATTTAAAGAAATTTTCGACTACGCAGGCCCGGGGATCATCCCCGTCGATAACGCCGGCCGCAAACTGGCGCCCGTTGCAACTAGGCCGTTCGACACTGACGGCCGCGTTCACCTCAAAGAGGGCATTTATCTCATCACCTACAACGAGGTGGTCAGCCTGCCAGCGGATGTCATGGCACTGGGACGCCCCCGCTCCAGCCTGCTGCGCTGCGGCGCCGCCATCCATACAGCAGTTTGGGACGCCGGGTACTCCGGGCGCTCTCAATCGCTACTGGTGGTATACAACAAAGAGGGTATCACACTGGAGAAGAACGCCCGGCTGCTGCAACTGGTCTTTTTCCGCCTGGACGCCGAGACCGAAGGCTACTGTGGTGTTTACCAGGGTGAAAATACCGGCGTCTAG
- a CDS encoding VTT domain-containing protein, whose protein sequence is MVNNPTPNGQPPNSDEHIVPTGGWVQRRFLPILSIVFVIAIVAAVLYIYNANPDLVESLKEYGYVGAFVISAILNATVVLPAGNFLVLAALGATLPSPTLVGLAAALGAAVGEMTGYLAGYSGRAVVPQHHKWYIRVHHWLDRFGVWAIFGLSAAPLMFDVAGITAGVMRFPARKFFIACFLGRSVLYIVLAWAGALGWQQVIDWLAA, encoded by the coding sequence ATGGTAAATAACCCCACCCCAAACGGTCAACCCCCCAATTCCGATGAGCACATCGTCCCCACCGGCGGCTGGGTGCAGCGGCGATTTCTGCCTATTCTTTCCATCGTTTTCGTCATCGCCATCGTAGCCGCCGTGTTATACATTTACAACGCCAACCCTGACCTCGTCGAGAGTTTGAAAGAGTACGGCTATGTCGGTGCCTTCGTTATCAGCGCCATCCTCAACGCCACGGTGGTGCTGCCGGCAGGGAACTTTTTGGTCCTGGCGGCTCTGGGCGCTACATTGCCATCGCCTACCCTCGTCGGCCTGGCCGCCGCGCTCGGTGCGGCTGTCGGTGAGATGACCGGGTATCTGGCCGGATACTCCGGCCGGGCGGTGGTGCCACAGCACCATAAGTGGTATATCCGCGTTCATCACTGGTTGGACCGGTTCGGCGTGTGGGCCATCTTCGGGCTGTCGGCGGCGCCGCTCATGTTCGACGTTGCCGGTATCACAGCCGGGGTGATGCGATTTCCGGCGCGCAAATTCTTTATCGCCTGCTTCCTCGGCCGGAGCGTACTCTACATCGTTCTAGCCTGGGCCGGAGCCCTGGGATGGCAGCAGGTTATCGACTGGCTGGCCGCTTAA
- a CDS encoding PAS domain S-box protein, translated as MKISIVTKVVFLVVFSVLLPTMVVALFGSNQTSEIVKQDNITHNQSRAELIADYTSSYISTIKAHLLVFAGRPDVIEAADTGNFAAVQKAISSFAETQRSLETVGIFDSDGTLRVYSIPDTPMIGTSFSDRDWYNAVVSTGMPELSVPLISRVTGSPITPCAVPIINGSGDLIAILSGDITLDGLISALNLDDSHTHHSTIIDLRSGIVTADSEKSYIMKPFETEYLEAIGLMRSGLSGNIETSVQGNPSGLVSFFPLSDLPLGVLVSTSLSVITEQISVLNRQAVLTATVTGGIAALIAAFLAFSITRPIRKLTRSAREIGRGNFNTPLGSRSSDETGILAVAFQDMTAQLQATLVSRDELQKEASDRLLAQKKLSDAAEEWRSTFDSITDMVAIVDADHKIVRVNQAFAKKLGETPQVLIGQHCYEVIHAMNQPHPMCPHARTIASKKVESSEYFDKKLKIWVEATSSPIFGAEGQLTGSVHIIKDISERKHAETELLEISVHQSTILSAVPDIIMEVDNDKVYTWANQAGLDFFGDDAVGKEASYYFEGEQATYEKVQPVFDGTENNVYIESWQRRKDGAKRLLAWWCRSLKDSQGKVIGGLSAATDITERKEAETRLLESTEQLNKAQSMAHLGSWVWHIRENRLEWSDEMFRIFGIAKDSFSGDLADVIAAAIHPDDQAAVEASNLAVLKDKNPIPLEYRIIRPDGVVRTVWAEAGELILDDNGKPVILSGIVQDITDKKQSEAEQQQLRDKAEMASRLAAVGEMAAGIAHEINNPLTGVIGFSELLLGRTNIPDDMKEELTIINAGSQRVKDIVRRMLTFARQAKPVKSAVSIEELLDNTLELRSYVLKTANIEVVKDYAPDLPWVMADAGQLQQVFLNLIVNAEHAMKKAHDKGKLVVKTERMNGNIRISITDDGPGMSDEIMRKLFQPFFTTKDPGEGTGLGLSLSLGIIREHGGTINVESREGEGAAFIVELPIVESVALPVVEAESVNTHHVINKAQILIVDDEPTVGELVKAILNRFGHEVTVCHDPLLGLERLTENSYDFIILDIRMPGMSGIEFYNQVKQRWVHMADRVMFLTGDTSDLVTREYLNTHNIPYIVKPFDRMEFLDKVNKLLSRT; from the coding sequence ATGAAGATATCAATTGTAACAAAAGTGGTTTTTCTGGTGGTGTTTTCGGTTTTATTACCCACTATGGTTGTGGCGTTATTCGGGTCAAACCAGACATCAGAAATAGTCAAACAAGATAATATCACTCATAATCAGAGCCGCGCCGAGCTTATCGCTGATTATACATCCAGCTATATCTCCACCATCAAAGCCCATCTGTTAGTGTTTGCCGGCCGGCCTGATGTCATTGAGGCGGCTGACACTGGCAATTTTGCCGCCGTTCAGAAAGCCATATCCTCTTTTGCTGAAACCCAGCGTTCTTTAGAGACAGTGGGGATATTTGACAGCGATGGAACCTTAAGGGTCTACAGCATCCCCGATACTCCAATGATAGGAACATCCTTTTCCGACCGTGATTGGTATAATGCCGTCGTATCTACCGGTATGCCGGAACTGAGTGTCCCTCTTATTTCCCGTGTTACCGGCAGTCCCATAACTCCTTGCGCAGTGCCGATAATCAATGGGTCCGGCGATCTAATAGCCATCCTGAGCGGCGATATTACCCTCGATGGGCTGATATCGGCGTTGAATTTAGATGATTCTCACACCCATCATTCAACCATCATTGATCTCCGATCTGGAATCGTTACCGCTGACTCTGAAAAATCTTACATCATGAAGCCATTTGAAACTGAGTATCTGGAAGCAATTGGTCTCATGAGATCAGGTTTATCTGGAAATATTGAAACTTCCGTCCAGGGCAATCCATCAGGGCTGGTAAGCTTTTTCCCGTTATCCGATCTGCCGCTGGGTGTGCTGGTCAGCACCTCGTTATCGGTAATAACTGAACAGATTTCAGTGCTGAATCGCCAGGCCGTGCTTACCGCCACTGTCACCGGCGGTATCGCCGCCTTAATAGCTGCCTTTCTAGCTTTCAGCATCACCCGGCCGATACGCAAACTTACCCGTTCCGCCCGGGAAATTGGGCGGGGAAATTTCAATACACCACTTGGTAGCCGTAGTTCTGATGAAACAGGGATATTAGCCGTTGCCTTTCAGGATATGACTGCGCAGTTACAAGCTACCCTGGTATCGCGTGATGAACTTCAGAAAGAGGCATCTGACAGGCTGTTGGCTCAAAAAAAATTATCGGACGCCGCTGAAGAATGGCGTTCAACCTTTGATTCCATCACCGACATGGTAGCCATTGTTGATGCCGACCATAAAATAGTCAGAGTCAATCAAGCCTTCGCCAAGAAGCTCGGTGAAACCCCACAAGTACTTATCGGCCAACACTGTTATGAAGTTATACATGCCATGAACCAGCCGCACCCGATGTGTCCCCATGCCCGAACCATAGCCTCCAAAAAAGTAGAGTCAAGCGAGTATTTTGACAAGAAACTGAAGATCTGGGTTGAAGCCACTTCCTCGCCCATCTTTGGTGCCGAAGGGCAATTGACTGGTTCCGTGCACATCATCAAAGATATATCGGAACGGAAGCACGCGGAAACGGAATTACTGGAGATATCTGTTCACCAGTCAACCATCCTGTCGGCCGTACCGGACATCATTATGGAGGTCGATAACGACAAGGTCTACACCTGGGCGAATCAAGCCGGGCTGGATTTCTTCGGCGATGATGCTGTCGGCAAAGAAGCCTCGTACTACTTTGAAGGGGAACAGGCCACCTATGAAAAAGTACAACCGGTTTTTGATGGCACCGAGAATAATGTGTATATCGAAAGCTGGCAAAGGCGGAAAGATGGGGCAAAACGTTTGCTTGCCTGGTGGTGCCGCTCTTTGAAAGATAGTCAAGGAAAAGTCATCGGCGGGCTCTCCGCCGCAACGGACATCACTGAACGCAAAGAGGCGGAAACCAGGCTTCTTGAGTCAACAGAACAATTGAATAAAGCCCAGTCAATGGCTCATTTGGGAAGCTGGGTATGGCACATCCGGGAAAACCGCCTGGAATGGTCGGACGAGATGTTCCGCATATTCGGCATCGCCAAAGACAGCTTTTCAGGAGATTTAGCCGACGTTATTGCGGCGGCAATTCATCCCGATGACCAGGCTGCAGTCGAAGCGTCAAACTTGGCTGTCCTCAAAGATAAAAATCCGATTCCTCTGGAATATCGGATAATCCGGCCTGACGGTGTTGTTCGTACCGTCTGGGCCGAGGCGGGTGAACTGATACTCGACGATAACGGCAAACCGGTAATCCTATCGGGTATCGTCCAGGATATTACCGATAAGAAACAATCGGAGGCAGAACAGCAGCAACTTCGGGATAAAGCTGAGATGGCCTCACGGCTGGCGGCGGTCGGCGAAATGGCCGCCGGCATTGCCCATGAGATTAATAATCCATTGACCGGCGTTATTGGATTTTCTGAACTTCTTCTGGGTCGCACGAACATTCCCGATGACATGAAAGAAGAATTGACCATCATCAATGCCGGTTCTCAGCGGGTAAAAGATATCGTCAGACGCATGCTGACTTTTGCCAGACAAGCCAAGCCGGTGAAAAGCGCAGTTTCTATTGAAGAGCTGTTGGATAACACCCTGGAACTTAGAAGTTATGTTTTGAAGACAGCCAATATCGAAGTGGTAAAAGATTATGCGCCGGATCTACCCTGGGTTATGGCTGACGCCGGTCAGCTACAACAGGTGTTTTTGAATTTGATTGTCAACGCCGAACATGCTATGAAAAAAGCGCATGATAAGGGCAAATTGGTCGTCAAAACAGAGAGGATGAACGGGAATATCCGCATTTCAATAACTGATGATGGACCGGGAATGTCCGATGAAATTATGCGTAAATTGTTCCAACCTTTTTTTACAACCAAAGACCCAGGAGAAGGCACCGGTTTAGGTCTATCGTTATCTTTGGGTATCATCCGTGAACATGGCGGCACCATCAACGTGGAAAGCAGGGAGGGTGAGGGGGCAGCCTTCATTGTTGAATTGCCCATCGTGGAGTCGGTCGCATTGCCCGTTGTCGAGGCTGAGTCGGTCAATACTCACCATGTAATTAATAAAGCGCAGATACTAATAGTTGATGACGAACCAACCGTGGGGGAACTCGTCAAGGCCATATTGAATCGCTTTGGGCATGAGGTAACGGTGTGTCATGATCCCCTTTTAGGATTGGAAAGGTTGACAGAAAACAGCTACGATTTCATTATTTTAGACATCCGAATGCCGGGGATGAGCGGCATCGAATTTTATAACCAGGTCAAACAAAGATGGGTGCATATGGCTGACCGGGTGATGTTCCTGACAGGGGATACCTCGGATCTGGTAACCAGAGAGTACCTCAATACTCATAACATTCCTTATATCGTCAAACCATTTGACCGGATGGAGTTTCTTGATAAGGTCAACAAATTGCTGTCGCGAACATGA
- a CDS encoding TPM domain-containing protein, whose protein sequence is MRLFLRIWIAAILLLVSGSIAVIAQSFPPPQGYVSDFANLFDPTTRSSLESRLELLSKETGTELAVVTVITLDGDSIEGYAVRLFDEWGIGQAGSDNGVLFITALAERQVRIEVGYGLEPVITDGRAGRILDNSVLPSFREGDYASGIVAGVDALEAFIRSGSPPTFVEENPFRGLFGDLETLFFSIGLISMYMISWMARSKSIWLGGIWGALTGIVLGLATGNAWALLGITLGLTAVGLFLDAVVSRNYQTRTSSGLPTTWSASGGGFRSSSGSSSFGGFSGGRSGGGGASRGW, encoded by the coding sequence ATGCGACTGTTTTTACGGATCTGGATTGCGGCGATACTGCTACTCGTCAGCGGCAGTATCGCAGTGATCGCCCAGTCGTTTCCACCGCCCCAGGGGTATGTATCAGATTTCGCCAATCTGTTCGATCCCACCACCCGTTCATCTCTGGAAAGCCGCCTCGAACTGTTGAGTAAAGAGACCGGCACCGAATTGGCCGTGGTTACTGTTATTACTCTTGACGGCGATTCCATAGAGGGATATGCCGTAAGACTTTTTGATGAATGGGGCATCGGTCAGGCAGGGTCGGATAACGGCGTCCTTTTTATTACCGCGCTGGCTGAGCGCCAGGTACGCATCGAAGTCGGTTACGGTTTGGAACCAGTCATCACTGACGGCCGGGCCGGCCGCATTCTTGATAACAGTGTCTTGCCATCGTTCCGTGAAGGCGATTATGCCTCCGGCATTGTCGCCGGGGTAGATGCATTGGAAGCATTTATCCGTTCCGGGTCGCCTCCAACCTTTGTTGAGGAAAACCCCTTCCGCGGTCTTTTCGGTGATCTGGAAACCCTGTTTTTTAGTATTGGTCTCATTTCCATGTATATGATTTCCTGGATGGCCCGCTCTAAAAGCATTTGGCTGGGCGGCATTTGGGGTGCTTTGACAGGGATCGTGCTTGGGTTGGCTACAGGTAATGCTTGGGCGCTGCTTGGAATCACTCTCGGATTAACAGCAGTAGGGTTGTTCCTGGATGCGGTGGTGTCGCGCAACTACCAAACACGCACCTCCTCTGGCTTACCTACCACATGGTCTGCTTCCGGTGGCGGTTTCCGCAGTTCATCCGGTAGCTCCAGTTTCGGTGGTTTCAGCGGAGGTCGTTCCGGCGGCGGCGGTGCCAGCCGGGGTTGGTAG
- a CDS encoding beta-propeller domain-containing protein: protein MKKTAFLVLSTLILTAILTIPGCTGDARDPDSNSGFPTFTSEDALVSAFTQAQARGYSGNYFAKDGVIPQAMAPEAALTGAAGATNDVSYSGTNVQVAGVDEADIVKTDGKYIYVVSGSTIYLAQAYPAETAKIVGQIAIPGFTPQELFVDGDRLVVFGFTFSSGGDPGYPITVLPADAKSGISSVYPYRTGMVSVKLYDIEDRSNPKLLKSVDIEGSYLTSRKIGTDVYFVVNSYPSYIQTKPTAGDLIPGYREILGGTTAPSYLKPIATFNQIGYIPPVQAASFLTIASLSMTDANKEIGKTVIVGSGENVHASTESLFIAQTSWPVYGEIGMTIADNIQSTVITKFSLSGGNAIYASTGKVKGHILNQFAMDEYDGYFRIATTVSGYVSNRDTSTNNIYVLDSSLKMVGELEDVAPGESIYAARFMGKRVYMVTFLHVDPLFVIDLSQPSAPKILGKLKIPGYSNYLEPYDETHLIGIGHEVDPSIDADLIHTENAIYYTAIQGVKLSLFDVSDVANPVEVYKEVIGDRGTESLATSDHKAFLFDRESGLLVLPVTVAELEPGQPKNTQGDYVFQGAYVYNLTLKDGFTLNGKITHYDTKEDFQKSGQYFYGGQSEITRSLYIGNILYTVSQSRLQLNDLTSMATLKVLSFSQE from the coding sequence ATGAAAAAGACTGCTTTTCTCGTATTGTCGACTTTGATTTTAACTGCTATCTTGACAATCCCCGGCTGCACTGGTGATGCAAGAGACCCGGATTCAAATAGTGGTTTTCCCACTTTTACCTCGGAAGATGCGTTGGTTTCCGCTTTTACCCAGGCGCAAGCCCGCGGATATTCAGGTAACTACTTTGCTAAAGATGGAGTAATACCCCAGGCAATGGCGCCGGAGGCGGCCCTTACGGGCGCCGCGGGGGCAACCAATGATGTCTCTTACTCCGGTACCAATGTCCAGGTAGCCGGCGTGGACGAAGCCGATATCGTCAAAACGGACGGCAAATACATTTACGTGGTATCCGGCAGCACTATTTACCTGGCTCAAGCCTATCCCGCAGAAACAGCCAAGATCGTCGGGCAGATCGCCATCCCGGGGTTCACCCCCCAGGAGCTTTTTGTCGACGGAGACCGCCTGGTAGTCTTCGGTTTCACTTTTTCCAGCGGCGGCGACCCAGGTTATCCAATTACAGTCCTCCCCGCCGACGCAAAATCGGGTATATCTTCTGTCTATCCGTACCGGACAGGCATGGTATCCGTAAAACTCTACGATATCGAAGACCGTTCGAATCCTAAGCTGCTCAAGAGCGTCGACATCGAGGGATCGTACCTGACCTCACGCAAAATAGGTACCGACGTCTACTTCGTCGTCAACTCATATCCCAGCTACATTCAAACTAAGCCCACCGCCGGCGATCTCATCCCCGGGTATCGGGAGATTCTTGGCGGCACCACCGCCCCCAGCTACCTCAAGCCCATCGCGACTTTCAACCAGATAGGCTATATCCCACCGGTCCAGGCGGCTAGCTTTCTCACTATCGCCTCTCTGTCGATGACTGATGCGAATAAAGAGATCGGGAAGACCGTTATCGTCGGCAGCGGTGAAAACGTTCATGCCTCGACGGAAAGCCTGTTTATCGCCCAGACCTCCTGGCCAGTTTACGGCGAGATCGGCATGACGATCGCCGATAACATTCAAAGTACCGTCATCACCAAGTTCTCCCTATCCGGCGGCAACGCAATTTATGCCTCCACTGGAAAGGTCAAGGGACACATCCTGAACCAGTTCGCCATGGACGAATACGACGGTTACTTCCGTATCGCCACCACCGTGAGCGGCTATGTATCTAATCGTGATACCTCCACCAATAATATCTACGTGTTGGATAGCTCCCTGAAAATGGTCGGCGAGCTGGAGGATGTTGCTCCCGGGGAGAGCATCTATGCCGCCAGATTTATGGGCAAGCGGGTTTACATGGTGACATTCCTGCACGTGGATCCACTTTTCGTTATCGACCTTTCCCAACCGTCGGCACCGAAGATACTGGGCAAGCTTAAAATACCGGGCTATAGCAATTACCTGGAACCCTACGATGAAACCCACCTGATCGGCATCGGCCATGAAGTCGACCCCAGCATTGATGCCGACCTGATCCACACCGAGAACGCGATCTACTACACCGCAATCCAGGGTGTCAAGCTGTCTCTCTTCGATGTGAGTGACGTCGCTAATCCGGTTGAAGTTTACAAGGAAGTCATCGGTGACCGGGGCACAGAAAGTCTGGCTACTTCCGATCATAAAGCTTTTCTTTTTGACAGAGAGTCGGGGCTGCTGGTACTGCCGGTGACCGTGGCGGAGTTGGAGCCGGGACAACCTAAAAACACACAGGGAGATTATGTCTTCCAAGGCGCTTACGTGTATAACTTGACTCTGAAAGACGGTTTTACCTTAAATGGTAAAATCACCCATTACGATACCAAAGAAGATTTTCAAAAGAGCGGGCAGTATTTCTACGGCGGGCAAAGCGAGATAACTCGCAGTCTGTATATCGGCAATATCCTGTACACGGTTTCCCAGTCGCGGCTCCAACTGAATGATCTCACCAGCATGGCGACTCTAAAGGTATTGTCCTTCAGCCAGGAGTAG
- a CDS encoding Smr/MutS family protein, translating into MARKNHRKPAPAGGNRAVPSFIIAPELDLHALTVVEALPKLDEFLHSCFRAGYYRVRIVHGKGTGVLKLEVGRYLAGHPLVLAYRFADTWHGGSGATEVDLSSR; encoded by the coding sequence ATGGCCCGGAAAAATCATCGTAAACCTGCACCTGCCGGAGGGAACCGGGCGGTTCCTTCGTTCATAATCGCGCCGGAACTGGACCTTCACGCCCTTACCGTGGTCGAGGCGCTGCCGAAACTTGACGAGTTCCTCCACTCCTGTTTCAGGGCGGGATATTACCGGGTGAGGATAGTTCACGGCAAAGGCACCGGGGTGCTCAAGCTGGAGGTCGGCCGCTACCTGGCCGGTCATCCGCTGGTGCTGGCGTACCGGTTTGCCGATACCTGGCACGGAGGTAGCGGGGCTACCGAAGTGGATCTCAGCTCCCGCTAG